The proteins below are encoded in one region of Hydrogenobacter sp.:
- a CDS encoding ubiquitin-like small modifier protein 1 has protein sequence MAVVVRIPTPLRRIANGQGEVQVDAKTVREAIEKLEEMFPGFRERLIDEKGELRRFVNLYLNDEDVRFLKGIDSEIKDGDVLSIVPAIAGGYLT, from the coding sequence ATGGCAGTTGTGGTGAGAATACCCACGCCCCTCAGGAGGATAGCCAATGGACAGGGAGAGGTGCAAGTGGATGCGAAAACTGTCAGGGAAGCCATAGAAAAACTTGAAGAGATGTTTCCCGGTTTTAGAGAGAGGTTAATTGATGAAAAAGGTGAACTCAGAAGATTCGTTAACTTGTATCTTAACGATGAAGATGTGAGATTCTTAAAAGGCATAGATAGTGAGATCAAGGATGGTGACGTACTCTCTATAGTACCTGCTATAGCAGGTGGTTACCTCACGTAG